A DNA window from Pseudomonas wuhanensis contains the following coding sequences:
- the kdpB gene encoding potassium-transporting ATPase subunit KdpB, translating into MNMPATKAAVVKAPEQPKTAISALWRPALVQAFVKLDPRQLQRAPVMLVVELTAILTTVLCFIPDNAVPTFVAAQIALWLWFTVLFANFAEALAEGRGKARADSLKAGSEGLSARRKNANGSFQIVPATSLRKDDVVRVEAGEMIPGDGEVIEGIAAVNEAAITGESAPVIRESGGDRSAVTGNTRLVSDWLLVRITANPGESTLDRMIALVEGAKRQKTPNEVALDILLIGLTLIFLLVVVTLQPFAHFANGSLPLVFLVALLVTLIPTTIGGLLSAIGIAGMDRLVRLNVIAKSGRAVEAAGDVHVLLLDKTGTITFGNRRCSAIYAAPGVTAKELAEGALFASLADDTAEGKSIVEYLRGLHPQPEPSAEVLTAVPFSAETRLSGVDYQGRVYRKGAVDSLLTFVGLKRADLAAPLSREIDKIAQSGGTPLLVCADGKLLGVIHLKDVVKPGIRERFAELRKLGIRTVMVTGDNPLTAAAIAAEAGVDDVLAEATPEKKLARIRHEQNDGRLVAMCGDGANDAPALAQADVGMAMNDGTQAAREAANMVDLDSDPTKLLDVVQIGKELLVTRGALTTFSIANDVAKYFAILPALFASIYPQLGVLNVMHLSSPQSAILSAIVFNALIIVVLIPLALRGVRVQAVSAAALLRRNLLIYGLGGILVPFVGIKAIDMLLTVLHLV; encoded by the coding sequence ATGAATATGCCCGCAACGAAAGCCGCCGTCGTCAAGGCGCCGGAACAACCGAAAACCGCGATTTCGGCCCTCTGGCGTCCGGCGCTGGTGCAAGCCTTCGTCAAGCTCGACCCACGGCAATTGCAACGTGCGCCGGTGATGCTGGTGGTGGAACTGACCGCGATTTTGACCACCGTGCTGTGCTTCATTCCCGACAACGCCGTGCCGACTTTCGTCGCCGCGCAAATCGCGTTGTGGCTGTGGTTCACCGTGTTGTTCGCCAACTTCGCCGAAGCGCTGGCCGAAGGTCGCGGCAAGGCCCGCGCCGATAGCCTCAAGGCCGGCAGCGAAGGCTTGAGTGCCCGGCGTAAAAACGCCAATGGCAGCTTTCAGATCGTGCCGGCGACCAGCCTGCGCAAGGACGATGTGGTACGCGTCGAAGCGGGGGAGATGATTCCCGGTGACGGCGAGGTGATCGAAGGTATCGCGGCGGTCAACGAAGCGGCGATTACCGGTGAATCGGCGCCGGTGATTCGCGAATCTGGCGGTGACCGTTCGGCTGTCACCGGCAATACCCGACTGGTGTCCGACTGGCTGCTGGTGCGCATCACCGCCAACCCTGGCGAGTCGACGCTCGACCGCATGATCGCCTTGGTCGAAGGCGCCAAACGCCAGAAAACCCCGAACGAAGTAGCGCTGGATATCCTGCTGATCGGCTTGACCCTGATCTTCCTGCTGGTAGTTGTGACCCTGCAACCGTTCGCTCACTTCGCCAATGGCAGCCTGCCGCTGGTGTTTCTGGTGGCGTTATTGGTCACGCTGATTCCGACCACCATTGGTGGCTTGTTGTCGGCCATCGGTATCGCCGGGATGGACCGTCTGGTGCGCCTGAACGTGATCGCCAAGTCCGGTCGCGCCGTGGAAGCGGCGGGGGACGTGCACGTCCTGTTGCTGGACAAGACCGGCACCATCACCTTCGGCAACCGTCGCTGCTCCGCGATCTATGCCGCACCTGGTGTCACCGCCAAAGAGCTAGCCGAAGGTGCGTTGTTCGCTTCGCTGGCGGATGACACCGCGGAAGGCAAATCCATCGTCGAGTACCTGCGCGGTCTTCACCCACAACCGGAGCCGTCCGCCGAGGTGCTGACCGCCGTGCCGTTCAGCGCTGAAACCCGCCTGTCTGGTGTCGACTATCAGGGCCGGGTCTACCGCAAAGGCGCGGTGGATTCGCTGCTGACCTTCGTTGGCCTGAAGCGCGCCGATCTGGCAGCGCCTCTGTCCCGGGAAATCGACAAGATCGCTCAGAGTGGCGGCACGCCTTTGCTGGTGTGCGCTGACGGCAAATTGCTCGGTGTGATTCATCTGAAGGACGTGGTCAAACCCGGCATCCGCGAACGTTTCGCTGAGCTGCGCAAACTGGGGATTCGCACGGTCATGGTCACGGGCGACAACCCGCTGACCGCTGCTGCGATTGCTGCGGAAGCAGGCGTGGATGACGTGCTGGCCGAAGCCACGCCGGAGAAGAAACTGGCGCGCATTCGTCACGAGCAGAACGACGGTCGGCTGGTCGCCATGTGCGGCGACGGTGCCAACGACGCCCCGGCCCTGGCCCAGGCGGACGTGGGCATGGCGATGAACGACGGCACACAAGCGGCGCGGGAAGCGGCAAATATGGTCGACCTCGACAGCGACCCCACCAAGCTGCTGGACGTGGTGCAAATCGGCAAGGAATTGCTGGTGACCCGCGGTGCGCTGACCACCTTTTCCATCGCCAACGACGTGGCCAAGTACTTCGCGATCTTGCCGGCGCTGTTTGCCTCGATCTACCCGCAATTGGGTGTGCTCAACGTCATGCACCTGAGCAGTCCGCAGAGCGCGATTCTGTCGGCGATCGTGTTCAACGCCTTGATCATTGTGGTCCTGATTCCGTTGGCGCTGCGCGGCGTGCGGGTGCAGGCGGTGAGCGCGGCGGCGTTGCTGCGACGCAATCTGCTGATCTATGGGCTGGGCGGGATACTGGTGCCGTTCGTGGGCATCAAGGCGATCGACATGCTGTTGACGGTGTTGCATTTGGTTTGA
- the kdpC gene encoding potassium-transporting ATPase subunit KdpC → MSTLIRPALSLLMLMTLITGVAYPLVVTGIAQVAFPDQANGSLVRDADGKVRGSSLIAQDFVGDAWFHPRPSAGAFATVSSSASNFSPSNPALATRVIDEANKLQVAGQGPVPLAMLTTSGSGLDPHLPPAAIAYQLARVAAARNLPVSTLEQLLDAHIEQPLVGPPVVNVLALNRALEKL, encoded by the coding sequence ATGTCCACACTGATACGTCCGGCCCTGAGCCTGCTGATGCTGATGACCCTGATCACCGGCGTCGCTTACCCCTTGGTCGTCACCGGCATCGCCCAGGTTGCCTTCCCGGACCAGGCCAACGGCAGCCTGGTGCGCGACGCCGACGGCAAGGTCCGAGGCTCGTCGCTGATCGCCCAGGATTTCGTCGGCGACGCCTGGTTCCACCCACGGCCATCGGCCGGTGCTTTTGCTACCGTGTCGAGCAGTGCCAGTAACTTCTCGCCAAGCAATCCGGCCCTGGCCACTCGGGTTATCGACGAGGCCAATAAATTGCAGGTAGCTGGTCAGGGACCGGTTCCGTTGGCCATGCTGACCACCTCCGGCAGCGGCCTCGATCCGCACTTGCCACCGGCCGCGATTGCCTATCAACTGGCGCGTGTCGCGGCGGCGCGCAATCTGCCGGTGTCTACGCTTGAGCAACTGCTGGACGCGCACATCGAGCAGCCTTTGGTGGGGCCACCGGTGGTGAATGTGTTGGCGCTGAATAGGGCGCTGGAAAAACTGTAG
- a CDS encoding sensor histidine kinase → MSDSGRADALLADLPRDGRGRLKVFLGAAPGVGKTYAMLQAAHTQLRQGVKVMAGVVETHGRAETEALLAGLPQQPLVRSEYRGVMLEEMDLDGLLAAKPKLVLVDELAHSNAPGSRHAKRWQDIQELLAAGIDVFTTVNVQHLESLNDQVRGITGVQVRETLPDWVLQEAYELLLIDLPPRELLERLRDGKVYVPEQARAAIDAFFTQTNLTALRELAMQTAAAQVDNDLAQGYRQLGQAAPAVRGRLLVGVDGDAQAERLVRHASRVAQRRHLPWSLVHVDNGRVRDEQSRLRLQSAQQLAERLGGEVVLLRAGEVAKTLIQHAAERRASLVLVGQSRQRLRRRLFGGGLASRLLRDARGLEINVLDSDHEQHQPRQRSAQSLVWFDYALALVATVLASALAWAVSSVLPLPNISLVFLAAVLLVAVRSSLGPALACAALSFLTYDFLFIPPTFSFSIQREEDVLTLLFFLLMAALTGNLAARQRRQLQALRDTQEETSELLDLSRKLTAATDRQAVVSAAAQHLNGWTDLKLCLLNRDGQSGWKVETGGPLEFSEAERAAADWAWQHDQPAGAGTGTLPFGRWWWWPLSVDDGPLALLGVCAKEGQTLSGQRRRLLTALSQPLAQALARAQLADDLEAARLHGETEQLRSALLASVSHDLRTPLTSMRGSIDSLLALGEAIPLEDRRELLEGTRDEAERLDRYIQNLLDMTRLGHGALKLARDWVSPADIVGSSLNRLRAVLASLQVITEVPAELPLLYVHAALIEQALVNVLENAARFSPPHGRLELRAGVDDSELFFSVSDEGPGIPQEDRAKIFDMFYTAARGDRGGQGTGLGLAICQGMVGAHGGRISVADGIEGRGTCITLHLPLQTQPGLDSEA, encoded by the coding sequence ATGAGTGACTCCGGCCGCGCCGACGCGCTGTTAGCAGACCTGCCCCGCGATGGCCGTGGCCGGCTCAAGGTATTCCTTGGCGCAGCCCCGGGCGTGGGCAAGACCTACGCCATGCTGCAAGCCGCCCACACTCAACTGCGCCAAGGCGTGAAAGTCATGGCCGGGGTGGTCGAAACCCACGGTCGCGCCGAAACCGAAGCGCTACTGGCTGGCTTGCCGCAACAACCGTTGGTGCGCTCGGAATACCGTGGTGTGATGCTCGAAGAAATGGACCTCGACGGTCTGCTAGCCGCCAAACCGAAACTGGTATTGGTGGACGAACTGGCCCACAGCAATGCCCCCGGCAGTCGTCACGCCAAACGCTGGCAAGACATCCAGGAATTGCTGGCCGCCGGCATCGACGTGTTCACCACGGTCAACGTCCAGCATCTGGAAAGTCTCAACGATCAGGTGCGCGGTATCACCGGTGTACAAGTGCGCGAAACCCTGCCGGACTGGGTGCTGCAAGAAGCCTACGAATTGCTGCTGATTGACCTGCCGCCGCGCGAGCTGCTGGAGCGTCTGCGCGACGGCAAAGTCTACGTGCCGGAGCAGGCGCGGGCGGCCATCGATGCGTTCTTCACTCAGACCAACCTCACGGCCCTGCGCGAACTGGCGATGCAAACCGCCGCCGCTCAGGTCGATAACGATCTGGCCCAGGGGTATCGCCAGTTGGGGCAGGCAGCACCGGCCGTGCGCGGTCGCTTGCTGGTGGGCGTCGATGGCGATGCTCAGGCCGAGCGCTTGGTGCGTCACGCCAGTCGCGTCGCCCAGCGCCGGCATCTGCCGTGGAGCCTGGTGCATGTGGACAACGGTCGTGTGCGCGACGAGCAATCGCGTCTACGCCTGCAAAGCGCTCAACAACTGGCCGAACGCCTCGGTGGCGAAGTGGTGTTGCTGCGCGCGGGCGAGGTAGCGAAAACCTTGATCCAGCACGCCGCTGAACGACGCGCCAGCCTGGTGCTGGTGGGCCAGTCGCGTCAGCGTTTGCGTCGACGGTTGTTTGGTGGCGGTCTGGCGTCTCGTTTACTGCGCGATGCTCGCGGGCTGGAAATCAACGTGCTCGACAGCGATCACGAACAGCATCAACCGCGCCAACGCTCGGCGCAGTCGCTGGTCTGGTTCGACTACGCGTTGGCGCTGGTGGCGACGGTGCTCGCCAGTGCCTTGGCCTGGGCGGTGTCGAGCGTCTTGCCGCTGCCGAACATTTCGCTGGTGTTCCTCGCGGCGGTATTGCTGGTGGCGGTGCGCAGCAGCCTTGGCCCGGCATTGGCCTGCGCGGCACTGTCGTTTCTGACCTATGATTTTCTGTTCATTCCGCCGACTTTCTCCTTCAGCATCCAGCGCGAAGAAGATGTGCTGACCTTGCTGTTCTTCCTGCTGATGGCGGCCCTCACCGGCAACCTGGCGGCGCGGCAACGGCGACAATTGCAGGCCCTGCGCGACACCCAGGAAGAAACCAGCGAACTGCTCGACCTGTCGCGCAAACTCACCGCCGCCACCGACCGTCAGGCTGTGGTCAGCGCTGCGGCGCAACACCTCAATGGCTGGACCGATCTGAAACTGTGCCTGCTCAATCGCGATGGCCAAAGCGGCTGGAAAGTCGAAACCGGTGGGCCGCTGGAGTTCTCTGAAGCCGAGCGCGCCGCCGCCGATTGGGCCTGGCAACATGATCAACCGGCCGGCGCGGGCACCGGCACCTTGCCGTTCGGGCGCTGGTGGTGGTGGCCGTTGTCGGTGGACGATGGGCCGCTGGCATTGCTCGGCGTGTGTGCCAAAGAAGGTCAGACCTTGAGCGGCCAGCGGCGGCGCTTGCTGACCGCACTGAGCCAACCGCTGGCCCAGGCATTGGCTCGCGCGCAACTGGCCGATGACCTTGAGGCGGCGCGCTTGCATGGCGAAACCGAGCAATTGCGCAGCGCGCTGCTGGCCTCGGTGTCACACGATTTACGCACGCCGCTGACTTCCATGCGCGGCAGCATCGACAGCCTGCTGGCGCTTGGCGAGGCGATTCCCTTGGAGGACCGCCGCGAACTGCTCGAAGGCACCCGCGATGAAGCCGAACGGCTGGATCGCTACATTCAAAACCTGCTGGACATGACTCGCCTCGGTCACGGCGCCTTGAAGCTGGCGCGGGACTGGGTGTCGCCGGCAGACATCGTCGGCAGTTCGCTCAATCGCCTGCGTGCGGTGCTGGCGTCGTTGCAAGTCATTACCGAAGTGCCGGCCGAACTGCCGCTGCTCTATGTGCATGCCGCGTTGATCGAACAAGCACTGGTCAACGTGCTGGAAAACGCCGCGCGTTTTTCTCCGCCCCACGGACGTCTTGAGTTGCGCGCCGGGGTCGATGACAGCGAGCTGTTTTTTTCGGTGAGCGATGAGGGACCGGGGATTCCGCAGGAGGATCGGGCGAAGATTTTCGACATGTTCTACACCGCCGCGCGCGGCGATCGCGGCGGGCAGGGCACCGGGTTGGGCCTGGCAATCTGTCAGGGCATGGTCGGTGCCCATGGCGGGCGGATCAGCGTCGCCGACGGCATTGAAGGGCGCGGCACCTGCATCACGCTGCACCTGCCGTTGCAGACTCAGCCGGGATTGGACAGTGAAGCCTGA
- a CDS encoding response regulator has product MSQTATILVIDDEPQIRKFLRISLASQGYKVLEAGTGTEGLTQAALNKPDLLVLDLGLPDMDGQQVLRDFREWSTVPVLVLSVRASEGQKVQALDGGANDYVTKPFGIQEFLARVRALLRQAPTGEAQEAALSFGPLTVDLAYRRVLLDGAEVALTRKEYAVLAQLARHPGRVITQQQLLKDIWGPTHTEDSHYLRIVVGHLRQKLADDPTQPRFIVTEAGVGYRLLSEGSL; this is encoded by the coding sequence ATGAGCCAGACCGCGACCATTTTGGTCATCGACGACGAACCACAGATCCGCAAATTCCTGCGCATCAGCCTCGCCTCCCAAGGCTACAAAGTGCTGGAGGCCGGCACCGGCACGGAAGGCCTGACCCAGGCCGCATTAAACAAACCCGACTTGCTGGTGCTCGACCTCGGCCTGCCGGACATGGACGGCCAGCAGGTGCTGCGCGATTTTCGGGAGTGGTCGACGGTGCCGGTACTGGTGCTCTCGGTGCGCGCCAGCGAAGGGCAGAAAGTCCAGGCCCTGGATGGCGGCGCCAACGACTACGTGACCAAGCCGTTCGGCATCCAGGAATTTCTCGCCCGAGTGCGCGCGTTGCTGCGTCAGGCGCCGACCGGTGAGGCCCAGGAAGCGGCGCTCAGTTTCGGTCCGCTCACCGTGGACCTGGCGTATCGCCGGGTGCTATTGGACGGCGCCGAAGTGGCGCTGACGCGCAAGGAGTATGCGGTACTGGCGCAACTGGCGCGGCATCCGGGGCGGGTCATCACCCAGCAGCAATTGCTCAAGGACATCTGGGGCCCGACTCACACCGAAGACAGCCACTATCTGCGGATAGTGGTGGGGCACTTGCGGCAGAAACTGGCGGATGATCCGACTCAGCCACGGTTCATCGTTACCGAGGCGGGGGTGGGGTATCGGTTGTTGAGTGAGGGTAGTCTTTAG
- a CDS encoding patatin-like phospholipase family protein: MKKRVALVLGSGGARGYAHIGVIEEIERRGYDIACIAGCSMGAVVGGIYAAGKLNDYRDWIESLDYLDVLRLVDVSFRLGAIRGEKVFGQIRKIVGEINIEDLRIPYTAVATDLTNQQEIWFQEGCLHQAMRASAAIPSLFTPVMQGNRMLVDGGILNPLPIVPVVSSHCDLIIAVNLNSTNQRHYQLPVIQRPAAFKTRFDSLINSLGSKLPFRRKQAEQLLLLEKEALMAEAAEINPWIESAEPEGQQPAAAPESNGAPKSATGSFIIDNVGPASLLDLINQSFEVMQTSLAQYKIAGYPPDILINVPKRVCRFFEFYKAPELIALGREIARDTLDRYESERES, from the coding sequence ATGAAAAAGCGTGTCGCACTGGTGTTGGGCTCGGGTGGCGCCCGGGGCTACGCCCATATCGGCGTCATTGAAGAGATCGAACGGCGCGGCTACGACATCGCCTGCATCGCCGGTTGCTCCATGGGCGCGGTGGTCGGCGGGATCTATGCCGCCGGTAAACTCAACGATTATCGCGACTGGATCGAGAGCCTGGATTACCTCGACGTCTTGCGTCTGGTGGACGTCAGCTTTCGCCTGGGCGCGATTCGCGGGGAAAAGGTCTTCGGGCAGATCCGCAAGATCGTCGGCGAAATCAACATCGAAGACCTGCGCATTCCCTACACCGCCGTGGCCACGGACCTGACCAACCAGCAGGAAATCTGGTTTCAGGAAGGCTGCCTGCACCAGGCCATGCGCGCCTCGGCGGCGATCCCCAGCCTGTTCACGCCGGTGATGCAGGGCAATCGAATGCTGGTGGACGGCGGTATCCTCAACCCGTTGCCGATCGTGCCGGTGGTGTCGAGCCATTGCGACCTGATCATCGCGGTCAACCTCAACTCCACCAACCAACGCCACTATCAACTGCCGGTGATCCAGCGCCCGGCCGCGTTCAAGACCCGCTTCGACAGTCTGATCAACTCGCTGGGCTCGAAATTGCCCTTCCGCCGCAAACAGGCGGAACAATTGCTGCTGCTGGAAAAGGAAGCGTTGATGGCAGAAGCGGCCGAGATTAATCCGTGGATCGAATCCGCCGAACCCGAAGGCCAGCAACCGGCGGCAGCCCCGGAAAGCAATGGCGCACCCAAATCCGCCACCGGGTCGTTCATCATCGACAATGTGGGGCCGGCGTCCTTGCTGGACCTGATCAACCAGAGTTTCGAGGTGATGCAGACGTCATTGGCGCAGTACAAGATTGCCGGGTATCCGCCGGATATCTTGATCAACGTGCCCAAGCGGGTGTGCCGGTTTTTCGAGTTTTACAAGGCACCGGAGTTGATCGCGCTGGGGCGTGAGATTGCGCGGGATACGCTGGATCGGTATGAGAGTGAGCGGGAATCTTGA
- a CDS encoding CHAD domain-containing protein has protein sequence MSALVDRLVAHVLSLDVRLLACQARLSARTDSEALHDLRTTVRRLRSLLRPLRGLPGVEQLEAAASRVGDLTTPLRDREVLAAYLLEHDQPEAAHRRMVRMEEAYPLVATSPEVAQMLMILDAFPRFLRASQRQGLLKGLRKRIEKRLGKQWKKLDQALHDPAHDRHRLRLLIKRVRYGIEAYPELNRLPEAALPNLKSAQSALGDWHDSWQWLDRAKEEPDLQPCVAVWKTTLAKAEERADRVLDKFSAACFKS, from the coding sequence ATGTCTGCCTTGGTTGATCGGTTGGTGGCTCATGTTTTGAGCCTGGACGTTCGCTTGCTCGCCTGTCAGGCACGCTTGAGTGCGCGTACCGACTCTGAAGCGCTGCATGATCTACGCACCACCGTGCGGCGTTTGCGCAGCTTGCTGCGGCCCTTGCGCGGTTTGCCCGGGGTCGAGCAACTGGAAGCGGCGGCGTCCCGGGTGGGTGATCTGACCACGCCGTTGCGCGATCGCGAAGTGCTGGCGGCGTACTTGCTTGAGCACGATCAACCCGAGGCCGCGCACCGGCGCATGGTGCGGATGGAAGAAGCTTATCCCCTCGTGGCGACGAGCCCGGAGGTGGCGCAGATGCTGATGATCCTCGACGCCTTTCCACGTTTCCTGCGGGCTTCCCAGCGCCAGGGTTTGCTCAAGGGCTTGCGCAAGCGCATCGAAAAACGCCTGGGCAAACAATGGAAGAAACTCGACCAGGCCCTGCATGACCCCGCCCATGACCGCCATCGCCTGCGCCTGCTGATCAAGCGCGTGCGCTATGGCATCGAAGCCTACCCCGAACTGAATCGTTTGCCGGAAGCGGCCTTGCCCAACCTGAAATCGGCCCAGTCCGCTCTGGGCGATTGGCACGACAGCTGGCAGTGGCTGGACCGCGCCAAAGAAGAGCCCGATTTGCAGCCGTGTGTCGCGGTCTGGAAAACCACCTTGGCCAAGGCTGAAGAACGCGCTGACCGCGTCCTCGACAAATTCAGCGCCGCCTGCTTCAAATCCTGA
- a CDS encoding acyl-CoA thioesterase, which produces MRFSDLLDAVRSQPQELSIPAEWGQGRASFGGLIAALQYEAMRAKVPEDRPVRSLAITFVGPVEPDVPVSFEVDVLREGKAVSQVLGRAMQKGQVVTLVQGSFGASRPSEVAVTANAAPEMKHWDDCQEMPYIKGVTPEFMRHLAMRWSIGGLPFTGNTSREMGGWVRLRGEVKDEAVSEAHILALVDAWPPSLLSHLKKPAAGSTLTWTIEFVQPLLALSTLDWCKYLVEIEYAADGYGHAAAKLWSEDGQLIAMSRQTVTIFA; this is translated from the coding sequence ATGCGCTTTTCCGATCTGCTCGACGCTGTTCGCAGCCAGCCGCAAGAGCTGTCTATTCCGGCCGAATGGGGTCAGGGGCGGGCGAGTTTTGGTGGGTTGATAGCCGCCTTGCAATACGAAGCCATGCGCGCAAAAGTCCCGGAGGATCGTCCGGTGCGTTCGCTGGCAATCACCTTTGTCGGTCCGGTCGAACCCGATGTGCCGGTCAGCTTTGAAGTCGATGTGCTGCGCGAAGGCAAAGCCGTCAGCCAGGTGCTGGGCCGGGCGATGCAGAAGGGCCAAGTGGTGACGTTGGTCCAGGGCAGCTTCGGCGCCTCGCGACCTTCCGAAGTGGCGGTCACGGCCAACGCTGCGCCCGAGATGAAGCACTGGGACGACTGCCAGGAAATGCCCTATATCAAAGGGGTGACCCCGGAATTCATGCGTCATTTGGCAATGCGCTGGAGCATCGGTGGCCTGCCGTTCACCGGCAACACCTCCCGCGAGATGGGTGGTTGGGTGCGCTTGCGCGGGGAGGTGAAGGACGAGGCGGTCAGCGAGGCGCATATTCTGGCGCTGGTCGACGCCTGGCCGCCGTCCTTGTTGTCGCATCTGAAGAAACCGGCGGCAGGCAGCACGCTGACCTGGACCATCGAATTCGTCCAGCCGTTGCTGGCGTTGAGCACGCTGGACTGGTGCAAGTACCTGGTGGAAATCGAGTATGCCGCTGACGGCTACGGGCACGCCGCCGCAAAACTGTGGAGCGAAGACGGTCAGTTGATTGCCATGAGCCGGCAGACCGTGACAATTTTCGCCTGA